From one Humulus lupulus chromosome 8, drHumLupu1.1, whole genome shotgun sequence genomic stretch:
- the LOC133795388 gene encoding uncharacterized protein LOC133795388, protein MHHEFRFHPLRKNLKIINLRFADDLVIFCKANRGSVQIIKQVFEDFCYSTGMKANLSKSQVFFSGISAQDKRQLQLLLELEEGSFPLKYLVVPLRPTKWKAADCGEILKKLKLKLHTWSSRHLSYAGRVQLITSLLVVWGLEKAISHQQEALWVKWVHAVYLKGQNFWQYQLKADASWYWRKICQLREMFSQEEIEKAGSNGRFKVRQLYTGLFQLTPVNYKQFVWNRVSVPKHRFITWLAVNSKLLTRDHLQRVMQLDSSLCPVCDQELESHSHLLFGCYFSQQVVQKIHSWFGCSWPLIYSDWCRWIGGMSKGVRASKVAVVFSATVYFVWHNRNICVVHNYSLSIMTVVELIKNAIKCRLSAFFSDDVVKL, encoded by the exons ATGCATCATGAATTTCGGTTTCATCCTTTACGTAAAAATCTCAAAATCATCAACTTACGCTTCGCTGATGATTTAGTGATTTTTTGCAAGGCTAATAGAGGTTCAGTTCAGATTATTAAGCAGGTTTTTGAAGACTTTTGCTATAGTACTGGAATGAAGGCTAACTTAAGCAAGTCTCAAGTCTTCTTCAGTGGTATCTCTGCTCAAGACAAACGCCAACTACAGCTTCTGTTAGAGTTAGAAGAGGGCTCCTTCCCCCTGAAATACCTTGTTGTTCCTTTGAGACCCACTAAATGGAAAGCGGCTGACTGCGGTGAAATTCTTAAAAAGTTAAAGCTTAAACTTCACACTTGGTCAAGTAGACATCTATCCTATGCAGGGAGAGTTCAGCTCATCACTTCT CTTTTGGTGGTTTGGGGTTTGGAGAAGGCTATTAGTCATCAGCAGGAAGCATTATGGGTAAAGTGGGTTCATGCAGTGTATTTAAAGGGCCAAAACTTTTGGCAATACCAACTTAAGGCTGATGCAAGTTGGTATTGGCGCAAAATCTGTCAATTACGTGAGATGTTCTCTCAAGAGGAGATTGAAAAGGCTGGTAGTAATGGAAGGTTTAAAGTTAGACAATTGTATACTGGGCTGTTTCAGCTTACCCCTGTCAATTACAAGCAATTTGTTTGGAACAGAGTGAGTGTTCCTAAGCATAGGTTCATCACTTGGCTTGCTGTCAATTCTAAGTTGCTAACTAGGGACCACTTACAAAGAGTGATGCAGCTGGATTCTTCTCTTTGCCCGGTCTGTGATCAAGAGTTGGAGAGTCATAGTCATCTGCTCTTTGGGTGTTATTTCTCTCAGCAGGTTGTTCAAAAGATTCATAGCTGGTTTGGCTGTTCTTGGCCTCTTATTTACTCAGACTGGTGCAGATGGATTGGTGGTATGAGTAAGGGGGTTAGAGCTTCAAAGGTGGCGGTTGTGTTCTCTGCTACAGTCTACTTTGTGTGGCATAACAGAAATATTTGTGTTGTTCATAATTACTCTCTTAGTATTATGACTGTAGTTGAGTTGATAAAAAATGCCATTAAGTGTAGACTGAGTGCATTTTTCTCTGATGATGTTGTAAAGCTGTGA
- the LOC133797201 gene encoding cytidine deaminase 1, which translates to MDPPSFVIEASEAESMAANSGLTVLQLLPSLVKPAQTLARPPISKFHVGAVGYGSSGRIFLGVNLEFPGLPLHHSVHAEQFLVTNLSINGETRLEYIAVSSAPCGHCRQFLQEIRGAPDIKILITSAEPGDDDGNRPDFDKFNPLLSLLPQRFGPDDLLDKDMPLFLEPHRNGFSFPSGTHHSLSNGSCDENGEVGLLKLAALEATNNSHAPYSGCPSGVAILDSSGRIYKGSYTESAAYNPSLGPVQAALIAYIAGGGGGYDKIVAVVLVEKEDASIRQEQTARLLLQSISPKSEFRVFQCSKKTCPC; encoded by the coding sequence ATGGATCCACCCAGTTTCGTAATCGAAGCCTCCGAGGCTGAATCCATGGCTGCCAACTCCGGCCTCACAGTCCTACAACTCCTCCCCTCTCTCGTCAAGCCAGCCCAGACCCTGGCCCGACCGCCCATCTCCAAGTTCCATGTCGGCGCCGTCGGTTATGGCTCATCGGGGCGGATATTCCTCGGCGTCAACCTTGAGTTCCCGGGTCTCCCTCTACACCACTCTGTCCATGCCGAGCAATTCCTCGTCACCAATCTATCCATCAACGGCGAAACCCGTCTCGAATACATCGCCGTCTCCTCCGCCCCTTGCGGCCATTGCCGCCAATTCCTCCAAGAAATCCGCGGAGCCCCGGATATCAAGATCCTGATCACGTCGGCGGAGCCCGGGGACGATGACGGCAATCGCCCCGATTTCGACAAGTTCAACCCGCTTCTGAGTCTTTTGCCTCAGCGGTTCGGACCCGACGACCTACTGGACAAGGACATGCCGTTGTTCTTGGAGCCACACCGTAATGGGTTTTCGTTCCCGAGCGGAACCCACCATAGCTTGTCCAATGGCTCGTGCGACGAAAATGGCGAGGTGGGTCTACTGAAACTCGCAGCTTTAGAGGCCACGAACAATTCTCATGCGCCGTACAGTGGCTGCCCTTCTGGGGTGGCGATTTTGGATTCTAGTGGCAGGATTTACAAAGGGTCTTATACGGAATCGGCGGCCTATAATCCGAGCTTGGGACCGGTCCAGGCGGCGCTGATTGCTTACATAGCCGGAGGAGGTGGCGGGTACGACAAAATAGTGGCTGTCGTTTTAGTGGAGAAGGAAGATGCTTCGATCAGACAAGAACAAACTGCGAGGCTTCTTTTGCAGTCCATCTCGCCAAAGTCTGAGTTTCGGGTTTTTCAATGCAGTAAAAAGACTTGTCCTTGTTGA